The proteins below are encoded in one region of Paenacidovorax monticola:
- a CDS encoding class I adenylate-forming enzyme family protein, whose product MDRTIPSATRVEALYGDRLVPCHAPRPVNLDAMLRATVASRAGAPALEEGERIWSYAELDRMVNRTATGLRAAGVVAGERVALFMGNRIEFTALLFGIWRAGAVAVPIGIRQSAQELEYMLNQCEACALVLEASLAPRLPPRERVASLRTVVYCADPGESWSGGPGAMDYPALLAMGCDAPLAASLGDQEPACIMYTSGTTGHPKGAVLSHLGFFHSAHNYAGRFGYHADDRTLLVIPGTHISGLLAVVVVSMLVGACMVSLREFQAPRVLDVLSRRRITAAVMVPAMYNLIVLEPGLAGRDLSAWRIGHFGGAAMPEITIQRLATLLPGLALYNGFGATETTSAIALTEPGDAARYPDSVGTLLPCVDVRVLDAEGREVPLGQPGELWIRSPGNAIGYWNNPQATRSAFVAGYWRSGDVGSMDALGLLRVFDRIKDMINRGGFKVYCVELENVIQRYPGVIEVAAVPSPCPVLGERVHVFVHATQPVMLDALRAFCRDHVADYKLPDILTQSPEPLPRNLNGKLTKAPLRERARILATAPDISPKG is encoded by the coding sequence ATGGACCGCACCATCCCCAGCGCCACCCGTGTCGAGGCACTCTACGGCGACCGTCTCGTGCCTTGCCATGCACCCCGTCCGGTGAACCTGGATGCCATGCTGCGGGCCACTGTCGCGAGCCGCGCCGGCGCACCCGCGCTGGAGGAGGGCGAGCGCATCTGGAGCTATGCCGAACTCGACCGCATGGTCAACCGCACGGCCACGGGCCTGCGGGCCGCCGGTGTGGTGGCTGGCGAGCGCGTGGCCCTCTTCATGGGCAACCGCATCGAGTTCACCGCGCTGCTGTTCGGCATATGGCGCGCGGGCGCCGTGGCCGTGCCCATCGGCATACGGCAAAGCGCGCAGGAGTTGGAGTACATGCTCAACCAGTGCGAGGCCTGCGCCCTGGTGCTCGAGGCGTCGCTGGCCCCGCGCCTGCCGCCGCGCGAGCGTGTCGCCAGCCTGCGCACGGTGGTCTACTGCGCTGACCCTGGCGAGTCCTGGAGCGGCGGGCCGGGCGCGATGGACTATCCGGCGCTGCTGGCGATGGGTTGCGACGCGCCGCTTGCGGCCTCCTTGGGCGACCAGGAGCCCGCGTGCATCATGTACACCTCGGGCACCACGGGCCATCCCAAGGGGGCGGTGCTGTCGCACCTGGGCTTCTTCCACTCGGCCCACAACTATGCCGGCCGCTTCGGATACCACGCCGACGACCGCACCCTGCTGGTGATACCGGGCACCCATATCTCGGGCCTGCTCGCCGTCGTCGTCGTGAGCATGCTCGTGGGCGCGTGCATGGTGTCACTGCGCGAGTTTCAGGCGCCGCGCGTGCTGGATGTGCTGTCCCGCCGGCGCATCACCGCCGCCGTGATGGTGCCCGCGATGTACAACCTTATCGTGCTCGAGCCGGGCCTGGCCGGGCGCGACCTCTCGGCCTGGCGCATCGGGCACTTCGGCGGCGCGGCCATGCCCGAGATCACCATACAGCGGCTGGCCACGCTGCTGCCGGGACTGGCGCTCTACAACGGCTTCGGTGCCACCGAGACGACCTCGGCCATTGCGCTCACCGAGCCCGGCGATGCGGCGCGCTACCCCGATTCCGTGGGCACGCTGCTGCCCTGCGTGGACGTTCGCGTGCTGGATGCCGAGGGCCGCGAGGTGCCGCTGGGCCAGCCCGGCGAGCTGTGGATCCGAAGCCCCGGCAACGCTATCGGCTACTGGAACAACCCGCAGGCCACACGCTCGGCCTTCGTCGCTGGCTACTGGCGCTCGGGCGACGTGGGGAGCATGGATGCGCTGGGCCTCCTGCGGGTGTTCGACCGTATCAAGGACATGATCAACCGTGGCGGCTTCAAGGTGTATTGCGTGGAGCTGGAGAACGTGATCCAGCGTTACCCCGGGGTGATAGAGGTCGCCGCCGTGCCCAGTCCGTGCCCTGTGCTCGGTGAGCGCGTGCACGTCTTCGTGCATGCGACCCAGCCCGTCATGCTGGATGCGTTGCGGGCCTTCTGCCGCGACCATGTTGCCGACTACAAGCTGCCCGACATCCTCACACAGAGCCCCGAGCCGCTGCCGCGCAACCTCAACGGCAAGCTCACCAAGGCGCCGCTGCGCGAGCGGGCGCGCATCCTGGCCACCGCTCCCGACATTTCCCCGAAAGGCTGA